The Acomys russatus chromosome X, mAcoRus1.1, whole genome shotgun sequence genome segment ACAATTGTCTCATAATTTAGAGGCTAAACTGAAGGGCAAGACAGGACGTTACTGTTTGGCATTTTAGGTGTGACTTttgtctcccccgcccccccgtaggttttcttttgttttagccATAGTCGTGGACCAACTGCAAGCCTTGAGCGTGCTAGCCAAGCGTTCTAGCACCAAGAGATCACCAGAGCCAGAAGTGAAGTGCCAATGTTACTTCTGCATAATGAGAAATGTCAGTGGAGTTGCTTAAACTAGAGAAATCTGGTCCAAGTCTAGTATCTCTGACTTGTTTTAACATAACGCACAGCAGGTTAAGTTTTAGAGCCAGGCCTATAAATCTACCTCCATCTCAATTTGTCTTTGTCTTAGTTGCTTCAAAGAATTTTATCCAAATTCAAATGCTTAGCACAGTAAAGATTTACATGGGTGATTTCCAGAGAAGCAACTGACAGTTTAAGTCTCCAAACATGCAAAGTTAACAATGGCAAGGCAGCCAGCTCCTATCATGGGGCATAGTTTGTGTCTCTAGTTGAGACAATTCCTAAGAAGTTATTTTACTGTTAAAAATATTGTCCTACTTTTTCCCCGTCAAGTCCAGTTTATAGTTCCCAACTTGTCATGGGAATGGGCCCTGTGACCTGGAGTGAGGTCAAATGATCAGGGgtcatgataataaaaaaaagctGATTCTCTGTCTCCTAACAGGTATAAATGGGAGAGTAAGAAGGTGAGGGTGGAGAGGGTGGTTATGGAAGGAGTTgaggaggtgaatatgatcaaaatatttcacataaaattctcaaaacatagcaaaaatactaataaaaatataaatgtcctttaaaaaaaatacccttcTGTGGGCTTGAGTGCTATCAGTAACCTGAACTCAAATTTTCACTCTCCAGAAttgtaggaaaataaatatatgtcatttaatctaaatatataaatattcatataattgtcctgtttttctATAACATGAAGTACCCAAAAAGAAATGTATCCTAAAGATCTAAAACTATAAGCAACTCCAAAAAGTTGTTGCTCCTAACTTGTAAGTCTAAATGAAGACTCTACCAAGAGATCCCTCCCAGGGCAAAGTTAGTCTCAGTCCTCTGCATTACTGACAAGAATATATGTAATgagaaaatatgtatgtatatattgacAGTGTGGTAAAAAATAAATCACCAAATACACTTTATACAACTTATGGACTAATTacaaaatataattcaaaataacacacacacacacatgttttcaaGAATTATGATACTATTTTGCTGCCACTGGGCACCAACAATGAAGATGCAGAAGTAAAAGCGTTATTTCTATACACACATCTGCTTGAACTCTTTCTTACCCTAACACCTTTTCTTCATAGTCTCTACAGGTTGTTAATATAATTTGcttggttattatttatttttcccaattTGGGAATAACAGACATGACAACAGTAATATTGCTGCTGGATATCCAATTCCTGGAATCTGATACACACTGGGcactttaaacatatttaataaataaaatagagcaatGGTTCTGTTGAATTGGCAGGGTGGGTAGAGAAAGAGATTCCATTATAGTAGACGCAGTGAAAGTAACAATTCATATAAGATTATTGCCTTTATTTGTACATTTACTAGAGCTGCATCCATATATGAATACCTAAATGAGCAAGGGGGAgtgattttcttccattttgagtAATTATCAGTaatttgtaataatgtaaatatattctgAAACAAATCATATTACATGTCACTTTCTAGACTCCTAAGTTTATATCACAATgaaatttgaatatatatttattatgaatcACTTTCCATTAGTACAGGAAGTAACTATTTTCCCTAATTATAACATCTGTGATGATTAATTTTCATCGTCAGCTCGACATGCAGTAGAATCAATTGCCTCTGAGGATTTTCTTATttgggttaactgaggtgggaacaCCCACCCCGAATATGGCAGCATTATTTCATGAGATAGACCTGAGCAATGGCCATATATATGCGGGcattgctttttgctttttcctgaGGGTGTGACGAGCCGTTTTACATTTCAGACAGCAAAACTTTGCTGTGATGCACTGAAATCTGTAATTGTGAGTTAAAGAAGCCCTTTTTCCCACCAGATGCTTTTGGGCAGGGTATTTGATCACATCAACAGGAATGAAACCAGGACAtcttaattagaaaaaaaaagaccagtggGTATTATTAGACAGTTGGAGTCAGTGGCATCCATTACCTTAAAATTTTTGTTCAAGAGAAAACTGAAAGCACAAAAAAGCATTGATTAAAATGGACTCTGGACCTTCCCCCAAGAAGAATGTTTAAATGATTGTACAGAACATATTACCATTAAAGCAGAACAAGATTCCTAGTTCTAAATGAAGAGCAGGTTTTCAGTAAGCCTGTCTTCTATTGAAGTACTTGCTTTTTCTCCATTTAGAAATGACACACAGGACTCTTTGATTTCCAATTTACAAGTACACAAGGGGAAATGTTGCAAACAGCCCCAGCTACTTCATTCCTATCCTTTTAATGCATACCTTCCCAGCATTCCTCTTCACTCCATTCGCTCCAAATCCCATCATCTGCACAATATATATTGACTTTATTTCTTACAAAAAAGCAGAGTTCTTCACTTTCATTGGCTTTCCGTTTCAACGTCATATCATTTGCATCTGTGGCATACTGGAAGCCAAGGAAAAATATGCTGTGTTGGTCTGACCTAAGTGCAACTGCAAAGATTTCATTTCTCAGCTTCAAAATGTTTTGGGACACAAAACACCTATGTTGAGATAATAGAAAggtataatcctagcactggtcATCACTGTACACtgattttaaaagtcatatttctCCTACTTATTATCTAGTTTATCTGtatataatttatctttttgtCCTGTTACAATAATTGTCTACTTGTGTTATAATTCATAGCTGTACATGGTTTAATGTCCATGATCTCCAAATTAGTGTCAGATATTCCAGGTTCTTTAAAGGGAAAAGGCTCCACGAGTTACAGAAGGCTGATTTTATGGAAACTGGAGTGTTCATCTTCAAAATGTATCTTCTCCACTTTTTGGTGTGACTTACCTTTGAAGTCCCATGTAGTAGTGCTCATGAACTGACACCAAACTACCACATATGAGACTACAGGTTATGTAGCTGCATTCACAGGGACCACAGGCGGGGGGAAAACTAAACAAGTTACTTCCACTTCAAAGTGCTACAGAGTTCTTCTCATACACAATGAttgctttttatgtatttaaCTTATCCACAGAGCCTTGAGAATATGTGGACTGATGATTTCTAACTATTTGTGAAGTCAATTCACCTCCCTGGGACATGTATACTAACTCAGTAACCTTTTTTCTCACCTGTATAGGAACTGAGTCATTAAGAACTAGTGGTTCACCTTCTTGCCTCTACAAATTTGTAAATTGGAAACAGATAAGTCAAAGGAACATACACCAAGGTGGGGCTAAGGAAATCACCATATCCTTGATGTTTGCAGGTTATTAGTCTCACAAGCATCACCGTGTTTACAGTTCCCCTCTTCTATAGGAAACCTCTTATGTCCCTGAGGACCTCATGGTTGTACTTCAAaaagtagggtgtgtgtgtgtgtgtgtgtgtgtgtgtgtgtgtgtgtgtgtgtgtgtgtgtgtgtgtgtatgtgtgttgtttagGTCTTACCTAAGGACATAGAATCTATTTTAATTTCCTGgagaaatttaatttattaaaacaaaattggaaaCAAGTAATTAGATTGTCTCTAGGATCTTTTGCAGTTTTAAAATTGGCATGACTCCTTATACTTTTCTGTTTATTCCCTTTGTCCAGTGGACTTGGCCTTCTAGAATGTAAATTAGAATGTTTGTCATGGTCTAACCCTCTTTTAAACAGCAACAGATTTTGATTAGTCAGTATCctggtacatttttaaaagtcacatttatgATTTTAGCAAATAAGTACAATATCCATACCTCCCAGGAAATATCGTCTTCTCGGACCACAACTTCATAAGTGTAACACCTTGGTGGAATGGGCCCTTCAGGTGTGCTCCATTTCATTCTAATTTCAGCAGAATCCTCCATGATAATCTGAAGGAATTCTGGTGGCTGTGGTTTaactggaaaacaaaaggaaactatTTCAACATGGAAGTTGCTAAGCTAACAGCAGCCCTCATCCAAAACTGGAGACAGTCCATAACGGAAACATTCAGGGACAAACTAAGTGGTTCAAAATTATTCTTGTGATGTGACTGAAAACCAAAGTCACTTGCCAATCaagcaacttttctttctttctttcttttatctatctataggtctatctattcatctatctatctctttttgGTGTTTGGAGACtgccttttctctgtgtagccttggctgtcttagaactcatctgtagacaaggctggccttgaactctgagatccacctgcctctgccttcctagtgcttggatcaaaggcatgcaccaccatgtggcATGGGAAactcatttttgttcatttgtttttgataAATCCACACTGATAAATATTTATGGCTAAGAAGAAAACTAAGTAGACGTAAATCTTTGCATCAATTTTCCCATTTTGCAACTTTAGAAACAACCAAACCTCCATTACCACTGTGACTACTTTTTCTAGCACTTATGGTGTGGCTACATCTGGCATTGCACCACGTCTGCCTGAATCTAAAAACTTTCACTCTTACAACTGTTAAAATTAAGAATACAAACTCAGAGCTGGGTAGTACTGGTAcactactttaatcccagcacaaaggcaaaggcaggtgtatctctgtgaattcgaggccagtctggtctacagagttagttccatgACAcccaaggaaggctacacagagaaaccctgtctcaaaaaaataactaaaacaagaaaaaacaaacaaactaactaaaccctcagaagatataaaaatactttGGTTCTCAATCATTTGTCATTTGAAGCCAAGATTAATAGATTCTATAGTTCACCTTTATGCTCActtagaaacagcctaaatgagAACCAATGGATCTGAAGTTGACATCATTTGTTCATATTACCTATATTTTGAAGTTGAAAAACCATATAGCTGGATCTGATAGGTTCTGATTCTGAGGATCCATTAACACGGATAAAGAAATCTTTATAGTCTGATGACTCCAAGTTGCAAAGTTTGCATCCAACATTTTTTTCAGCATCCAGGAGGTAACTCTCACACTGCAAAGCGTGAGCCAAGCCCTCATGCCTGTAACACGGAAGCAGCTCACAGGTTATTAGTAGAATAGTTTTCTATCCTAgtgctcagtttttaaaaatcttatgatATTATATGAAATACACATATGAGCACAAGATAATGATTCAGTAGATTATAATACatgtatacagacacatacatgtatctatatatacattATGAAATAGTAATTATTTGAGAGGAATTGACAGGTCACAAGAGCAGTTAGttggtgggaggaggaagaggaggaggagaggtggaaACCGAGTAAATATGGTACACATGCATGAcattctcagaaaatgaaaaagttaagTTATAAAAAGGATACTATATGTAGAAACAAAGATCGTTTAACAGCATACTATGCTTCTGAGCACCTACTATATGTTACATGAAATGACAAGAACTATGGATACAACAGCAGGGAAAACAGAAATAGATGCTCTCATGGAGCTTCAGTTCAATGTGAATCTTCATAAAGTCTCAAAGAAACTCAAGTATTGTTACTCATGTATTTAGTTTTtgagtctttaatcccagcacttagagaggaagaggcaggcagatcgctgtgagtttgaggccggcctggtctacaaatccaggtttggacacccaaggctacacacagaaaccctgtctcgagaaacaaaacaaaacaaaattttttagtCTTTCTTGACTCATTAAAGCTTGTGAATCAAAGACTTCAAATGTTTAGGTAGCCTTGATAATATTTGACTAAGAAAATTGAGTAGAAATCAAATGTAAAAACAGATATAGATGTAGATAATATTCCTaagtttaacaaaataaaaaagatatccTCTGATGCTGTAACACACTATGATATGATTCTGAGAAAAACCAACTAGAGGAAGTAGTAAACAGACCAAAGCAAAGTATAGAGTTTTACCAAATATAGTGTAGTATTCCCTTTGTCTTAAGCAAGAAAATTTAGCATGTCGTTTAAAGTTAACTTTGCTTCAGAAATACAGCTGACGGGACTGAAAGGGGATGTTAGCAACTCAGTTATAATGCAATAACTCCTAAATGTTTTCCTAAAAAGCAGCTTGTAATACAAAATGTGAGTTTGGATTAAAAACAGCCAAAAAGACCTTCTGAAATGAGACCAGTATAACAGCTGATAAGGAGCTAGGGAAAATATCTAGACTTTCTTAAATGAACTTTATACAAATTGTTCTACTTTAGAAAAGTATTTATAAAGTTTAGTCTTTTAGGTAAATGCATGCTCACAGTCTTGAAGACTTCATTTATAGTATTAATATTGTTTATTTACTATGCTGTGACACACAATTTCACTATACACTGTCCtgtaacttactatgtagcccagaggTCTGCTGTCAAACACATGACTCTTATACTTTAGCCTCCCAAATCCTTGTATGGCAGGTATACATCAATATGCCCAACTGTATGACTTTGTTGCCAGTGAAAAAGGATTTACAAACTGCCTTCTGTTAATATTTACTCCGCCACATTTCACTGAAGATAAGTTTGTTAAACATGAACAACCATGTGAAGGGTTCTCCTCTTTTGTTTGCTGTGTATTTTAAACCTAGAGCAATGTCTTTCATTTAACAAatgtttaataattatttatttaatgattaaaaattagAACTGTATCCAGCCAATTCAAGATATGGAAAGTGAAACATTCCCCCAAGAGGAAATTGTTTGCCCAAGGCTAACTAGCTACATGATGCCAGAGCAGGGTTTAGAGCCCAGTTCTCAACAGCACTAATCCTTTATATTCAATAATTTAtgtcatgtttttctttgtaaagacAGAATCATAGTTTGGGATTAAATCTCATAAATACGACAATTTGGCTTCTCTTGATTTGTCTCTCTTTGGTAAATGCATAATTTCTGATGTTTTTCCCTCTATCCATGTTttgtgtagtggaagttttggtttctttaaaactcagTGATGTTACAtaaatatagttttgttttaatctcaaatGTGGGGTATAGGACtgcctttagtttgtccacatCTGAAAATAGCCTCATATGGttcagagaggggtgtggtctttgaaAGGCAACCTACATTTGATCCTGTGCACAGTGTGCAGCCACTGAGGGTATATGGTCCGAGAAAGTGGTACATAAAAATGACAAGGAAGACAAAGGTGGCTATGTGAAAAAATGAGCAGGAAGGAGAAATGCTACAATCAGAGCAATTTGGGAGGTCATGGCAGTCATCCAGGTGAGGGATGAGAGAAGTATAAAGGGAAATTCTTACAGTAgagataagaaatgaaaaacagatgTGTCCCCagtatgggaagtagtttagaatattaatgtctgccctgccccaggttaactagggctattttaaaatatatatataaaaagaaaaacagatgtgcACTTTAGCAAAAGACTGTCAGAATGGGGTGATTGTGTTACCATGAAGCAATTACTACGGAATTGGCtgctggtgggggggggcgggtatgTTTTTCCTGGTTAATCATACATGTcccacactcatgctcacacaggTGGCCATAGTTAAACTCAGCTGACCACAACatgagaattaaaacaaaacaaatagacaagATAGTAGGAAGGGGCTTgttgagagggaaggaaggaagtaaaggaGCGGAGGGGTGAGTGTGACCAGAATGTATTAAATATGCATAGAAAATAACATCCTTAAAAGGTTCTATGTCTTAAAGCTTCAGAAGCAATTAATAAAGAAACAGCAAAAGACCCAGTTAAAAGATAACtgcttttttagaaaaaaagttaagtgtataaaaatatactcaaactttaaaaattgtaaacCCAGCTATCTATAAGATATAATAGTTCATCCTGTATAGAAATTGTCACAGAATGGTTTGCATACCTTAGGCCTGAAATTCCCACATAATTATGAATaattatctcatatatatatatatatatatatgtatatatatatatatatatatataaaactctgGTGGAGATGGTGATTGTAATTCAGTAGAGATATAGTCGCTTGTACTGTGAGCTAACCTTGAAAGATGTTTGCCCAATATGAGATTCTAAGCACAAAAATACTTACCAGAAATACAAAGTATAGTTGACATCAGAATGTACTGTCTTGCCAGGCTTCCAAGAGCAGACCAAATACTGCCAGTTATAATATATACACCTCATGTCCTGAACTTTACTTTCCAGGCTTCCTAGGAAATGAATGTACTATGAATACCTGAGAGTCACAGTGACAAAATAGTCTATGCAATCACCAtgcaattttatttcctttggccTTGTTACTTCATTTTGCAATCAGGATAATGAGAAACATTGAAAAGGGAAGCTATTAAAAATCACTTCACTGTAAGGAGGATGGATATACAAGCCTGAAAATGTTTGAGGACTCATTACTGACACTAGTTTATGTCAACGTACTAAATTAATTATTCCAAGATACTCTCAGCAACTGAGCAAGTACCCATTCATGTTTACTAATATGGATCCATACTGAGGACTCCATCAATAAGATGTAGACTTAGTAAAAAGGAAGTTGTTGATTTAATGAGTTCCAAAGAGCCGAGTCACTTATACTAAGAAAGATTCTAATCTGTGTCTAATTGCCACAGGATATAATCACATATTTAAGGGTTAAGGAACTTATTCTcggcctggattttttttctaataataccAAATGAGAACAGGAAATGTTGTTCTAACCTTCATCTGATACTGAGTAAGAAGCTTCTATCCatgaactttgaacttctgatccattTGTACACTGCTCTGACAGATGAGTACGTAACTTTCCTTCAATTCCTTTGTTAAGATCAAACCCGTCCTTGTAAATGAGATTCTTAGTAATGATGGTCTGTTCGGTAAAAGATGAAACAGAGTCCATTTTAGAAATACAGGGAATGGTGATTCACGTTAATAAGCTAAACAATTATTAAAATCTAATATGATTATTTACTATAGTACCCCAGATATGTGTCTGTCAGAGATCACACCTGTATATGGTATCATTTGAAAAGgtcattcaaaacaaacaaaatgggaaGCACTTTGTAGGGCAAAAGGCTCTGTGATGGGAACATTAGCTCTTAACAACTCAGAGTTAAACCAATCATTTTCATGAACAATATAACAGTGATTTGTCATTTTCAGATACGCTGTGGAGccttcaggaatcccataaaataaaaaagtttcagAGGCACCTGGAAAAAAATGGACaatttgttagtttttaaaagatagtatAAATACTCTAGGATAGAGTCTTATGTTTTTGAAACCCAGGAGAGTATCTTGTCTAAAGTgttgttcagtaaatatttgactTGAGTTGCTTATTGAAACTATCTGGCTGAATTCCAGAGCTAGTGAGAAATCTTTTGCAACAGGATACTGAATGAAGACAGTAGTTGACTTTATAAATACCTGACAATTCAGTAAGATTTCATTGAGATCTTGCCATATGTGTAACGAACAATGTTGTGTTCAGTGATGTGTATACAGAGATCTGTTTAACTCAACATCAGATATTTTGTTAGAATTATAGAAAATGAACTAATGCAACAAGAAACTATAAACTATGGCAAAATTGATAGACATTCTTCATGTTCATAGTCTATGAgacatagtttttttctttcttgttcttccagGTTTTTAATGTTGAATGAGGtgaaaacagcaaacagaagcTTGCATGGCAACTGTGTGTAAAGTAATTAGAACTGTTAAGGCACACAAAGTAGTGAGTACTAAAGATAGGGGTTACAAGAAAACACCTAATGATCAGATCACTCTGATATTGTGAGCTATATGTTACTTACCTTCCAGCTATCATCATCAACATTTCGGTATTTCAACTCATATTCTAGTATACATTCCTTAAATTTTTCCATAACCACAGGAGGTTTCCACTGCAAATAAAGATATCCCAGTAATCCAGGATCCAGTATTTCAAAATCCTGAGGAGGATTAACTGAAATGAAACCAAGGAAATGTTTAtgattttcctgtgttttatgaCGAAGTTTGTTGAATGTGAATAATTTCCAAATGCTCATCACCTGATTACTGAAGAAAAATTCTTGCACATCTATACTGTGAGatattatttaaatagaaaaaggaataaaGCGCAGAAAAAGGACTATAGTTTGGAAAAGCCTTGAAACATTATGCTAAGTAAAGGAACATTGTCTCATAGAAGCATGTATCTAATGATGTCATTTATACAAAATGCCACAGATCAAGTCAGTAGGTTAGTGGTTTCTCCAGCAAAGAGTGAAAACATTCTGGAATTGGAATTTGGTGGCAGTAGTGGCTTCATAACTGTGTATGCTCAAATAATCTCCAAATGTTATATTAGAAAAGGGAGATGTTTCTGATATATGAATAAATCTATTAAAGTCTACAATTTTTCTGAATAGCTGTCCTTTTTAAAGGAGAGGAAAATGTGGATTTTGCCTCTCTAGGAATTATGGCTTCACAGAAATACACTTGACATAGAGTCTTCTCAGTGGACGTGTACACCAGAATTTATATAACATGCTATAAAAGATAGCTATATAAATGTCTCTGTTGCAAGAATCAATCAATACTAATTTGGTATGTTGTAATCAGCATAAAACATTGTAATAGATGCAAGAAAAAAGGTGAAAACATAAGGTGCTTGAGCACCTTAAGAATTTGGAAAACAGGCATGTCTTGAGAGTAGTCTGTGAACTTAATTAAATCAAAACTCACCAAAGTTCAGAGCTATCTCCAGAGTTTGGCAAAAGAAGCCTTTTCATAAACTTTCTAAGTAACAAGTCTAGTAGCAATGCAGTACTACCCTCATGTGAGCATTTGGCTAATTCTCTCTGATGAATGTTGTTCATTTTAGTACTCCCCTCCTATAAAGAAGTTCCCCACTGAGTATGACACAACAGCCTTGTTTTCATCCTTAAGGTTAGAAATCAGTGTCAAATGTTCATTAGACACTGGAAAACTGAGATTATTTGTATACTTTAGTTTAAActtccatttttctgttttatccaATTGTCTTAAAGGgtaagaataataagaaaagactCAAGTTGTGATAGCagaatataattttcaaatacttaagttatttcttttaaaaaatcctaaacaAGAGGTCtggaaattattttatgatttggCATTTAAcccaagaaaatgttttcattaattcCCTTACCTATACTTGTGAGTAGCTACTAAGAACATTTTTTATAGCACTGTAATATTACTAATAATGTTATCTACTAGTTTTACACTTTCATGAAACCGGTTGAAAATACTATGCATATCTTCTAAGGCTATTTCATTAAAGtcaatttaatttattcatttacctgTTATCTCCAAAGAATGGCCAGTTATtgtgcaaagaagaaagagaccCAGACATTTGGTGTTCACACCCAtaagagccatttctccaggatTCACTGTGCTGAAAACTCCACTCTAAGAAAAGAGACTACAACAGTGAGGCTTTATCATACTTCAAATAATCATGTGAGTAAATGTAACTAATAATATTTCTGGGAGCTCTCTGTGTACTTTCTACTGAGATGGGAAAACTGTACCCCTTGAACCGTGGAAATGGAAATGAGTATTGGCCTCAAGGCAATTGCAACAAGGGGCTTCTGGTCTCCTACAAGTCAAAACTAAGccctccaaaataaataaataaatactcatcCGTACACATTTATTGAGACTCTGACAAGAATATAGTGATTTCCAGAAGCTTTCATCCTGAAATCAAACCTAGCAGAATGTCCCTTAGGAAGAATTCGGACACCCCTGTATTAATAGTAACCATTTCTTCTAGATGCAAACAAAACATACTTGAGGTACActattttctatgaaaaaaaagtatttgaaagtAATCCAATTTCCATGAAAATTCAAAAATCTACATGAACACTTCAGAAAAACTAAGAACTTTGCTCTAGTTATTCATAACTATTAAATCGTCACTGTCTTTTCACAACTATCTCAGATTTGCCCATTTCTCCTAACAGTAAGTATTATCACCAGCTCCCAGCTTTTAAGTCTTATTCACCTCTTCCCTCTTGCATCCAACCTCGTCATTACAACTCTTGCTCTATTGATCTTGTCATCAAGTATCTTATCCAGCCATTCCCGTCTTCGTCACATTGTCCACACCACTCACAAGAGGAGTGATACTTCTAAGGGGGAAATTagagcttctcttttctctttaaaatggtAAGAGCATTTCATTGCCATAGAACAGAAGGTGATCATTATTAGATTTGAAGAACACTGTTGTATAATAAATCGAAAAGATTAACCCCTACAAATATCTACTTCgcctattgttttatttttaaattgagaattttatacatgtatataatgaattttagtcattttgctCCCTCGTTACCTTCtctaacctccctccctcctgctgaaATGTTTCTTCTCAACATCGCCCCCACCTACATCCCTGTCTTCTTTCTGCTtgtgactcactgagtttaattagtgCTGTATACATGAGCATAGGTGCAAGGTTGTTGACTGGATCATGGGCAACTTATCAGTGGCTACCTTAACAACAAAAATGATCCATTCTTCCCCAGGCACATTTAATTATTGTGAGTTGCTCAAGAAGAGCTCATCTCTGCATCTTTTGGAGTCTTACGCAAATAGGCACATCTTCAGTGTGTTCTAAAGGCTATGTCACATCCAGACGACATCTTACTGTGCCTTTCCCTGTATTGTGGCTTCTACGTCCTTTCCACTGCATTTCCTTAGATTTGGAAAGAgcctatacatatatgtgtgtaacaacaattaattaaaaaaaaaagaggccctgtactaagaaagaacaagaagaggtACGTGAAAGATTTTGTATGTAataaagagaaggggaaagatattattaaaatctgaaaacagaagaaaattatactttaaagaaaattaccATGCTTAATTTTGTACATTTCTCTTTGAATCTGCATTCCTGACTGTTAGAGCTTATGCATCTAAAGATTCGTGGACTACCTTTTTGTTCTCCTCCATAGTTTAACTGAAAGGTGTATCTCTTCTCTTATCATCTCACCCCCTTCAAACAACTCACCTAAAAGTTCCTAATACTGATAGGCTACAGCTGCTACCTATTAAAGTCTTAGGATCAAATTATTGAATGTGAGTAGAGAGTTCAAAAATCATCTGTCTCACTTCTATCTATAGGCTACTGAAATTGGACTTCAGCTATTAAAGAGCATTTCCTTGATTTTTC includes the following:
- the Il13ra2 gene encoding interleukin-13 receptor subunit alpha-2, coding for MALMGVNTKCLGLFLLCTITGHSLEITVNPPQDFEILDPGLLGYLYLQWKPPVVMEKFKECILEYELKYRNVDDDSWKTIITKNLIYKDGFDLNKGIEGKLRTHLSEQCTNGSEVQSSWIEASYSVSDEGSLESKVQDMRCIYYNWQYLVCSWKPGKTVHSDVNYTLYFWHEGLAHALQCESYLLDAEKNVGCKLCNLESSDYKDFFIRVNGSSESEPIRSSYMVFQLQNIVKPQPPEFLQIIMEDSAEIRMKWSTPEGPIPPRCYTYEVVVREDDISWEYATDANDMTLKRKANESEELCFFVRNKVNIYCADDGIWSEWSEEECWEVYTGSDSKIIFIIPVSLFFMFLLLLLCLFVEREEPAPTLTFRVDLNKEVYSNGETLC